The window CTTCACGTAGCTGATGTAGTCGTTCCAGTCGTTCTTGCTGGTGTTGTTGCTCGGTTCGCTCTTGGGGAGCCCCGACGAGTACCGACCGGCCTGCGGGTACTTGTGGAGGTAGTCGCCGCTGGCGTCTTTGTCGTCGAGGCCGAGCTGGGAGCGGATGGTGTTGGTGTTGTTGCTGCTGATGTACGTGCCGGCGTAGGAGTCGATGTCGCCGAAGCCGGTGGACGGGAACTTGCTCTTGGAAGTGCCGGGCCACGTGGGGTCGGCCGCCTGGAGCTCGTCCCACATCTGGTCCAGGCCGGCTTCGATGTCGGCCTGCGAGAACGAGCCGATCGAGCGGAGCTCGGTGTCGTCGCTCATCGAGCCGGAGAAGTCGAGCACGAGCACGAGGTCGCGGGCCTCGACGAAAGCGGTGGCGGTAGTCTGCAGCTCGACGCTGTCCTTGCCGACGGCCCAGCCAAAGGCGAGCGGGAATTTGCCGTCGGGCGCCTCCTGGTCGCTGCCGTCGCGGCGGGCTACCACCTTGACCACGTTGAACGGCGACTCGCCCCACTGGATCGGCCAGGAGTCGGAGGCCTCGTTGTAGCCCCGCTTGCCGAAGAACACGTCGAGGTCGGGGTCGACGAACACGCCGTTCAACTCCGCGACCTCGGCCGCCATCTGGCGGGCCGCGGCGACCGCGATGCTGTTGGCGTCGATCGTGGCCGAGCCCTGCCCCTGGCCGGCGTCGTGGATGGCGGCGGTGATCTCCTGCGAGGCCGCCAGCGCGGCGGCGTCCACCGCGTTCTGCATCTGCGTCTGGGTCAGCACGATGCGGCCCGAGTCGATCGACATCGACACAAACGCGAACACCACGCACAGCAGGAAGCCGGTCAGGACGACAATCACGCCGCGTCGTTGGGGCGGGCGTTGGCTAGCAGTTCGGGCCATGGGGTAGTGCTCCGGTTGGGAAGGGCGTGTAGGAATAGGGCGGCTGTAGGGCGGGCTAGTCGGAGATCGTGGCGCGGCCGTTGCGGAAGAACACCGAGGCGGACATCGCGTAGTCGTTGGCCGGGTCGACCGCCATGTGGCTCACCTCCGAGTAGTCGATCGAAACCCGCACCTCGAACAGCCGCAGGTCGTTGGCGGGGTCCTCGATGTCGAAATCGGTCTCGGGGTACTCGGCGTCCTTGACCTCGACCGTGATGCTGTCACGCGGCAGGCCGTTGGACTCGAGGAAGGTCTTCACGTCCGAGACCAGCTTGGCGTTGGCGTCCTCGCCCTGGCCGAGCATGCCGTCGCGGTCCATCGAGGCGAACCGGGCGCCCTCGCGGGCGGCGGTCGCTAGCAGGTTCTGCGACTCGTAGCTGCGGTTGAGTTCGATCATCGCGAAGGTGATCGACAGCAGCACCGGCGCGACCACGGCGAATTCGACCGCCACCACACCGCGGCGGCTCTTGGATTTAGTTCGGTTACTCATGGCGGCGTCCCTGGGGGTAGGTGGGGCGGGGTGGTTTACTCGTGTCGCATGAACGCCTGGCCCTGCAGCACCACGCCGTTCATAAACGGCATGGGGACCAGGGCGACGTCGTTGTATTCAATCTTGGCGCGGACCAAGAACAGCTGCCGCGGCTCGGCGTCGCCCAGGTTGACGTCCGGCAGCGACTCGAAGCCCGACTGCTCGGCCGGCACGGCGCCGCCGGCGTCGAACGAAGAACCGTCCTTGACGAACACCTGCGCGTCGTTGGGGTCCATCGCGCTGCCGATGATCTGCCGCACCTGGTTTTCGACATCCGCGGATGAGCGGCCCTGGGTCGAACCGAGCCGGGCGCCCTCGCGGCAGGCGCTGCGGAGCACGTTGTTGATCATCTGCGCGTGGCCAAACTCGATCAGCGCGAAGATGAAGAACAGGAAGACCGGCAGCACGAACGCCGTCTCGACGATCGTGGTTCCGCGGCGGGCGGCCTGGGGGGGGCGGCGTTGATGCATGGCAACGATGCTCTAGGCGGTGTCCCCGCGGCAGCGGAGCAACCTATCGAGCAGGCAGGTTTGATGAGAGCAGAGAGAAGAGGAACGAACCAACTGGCCGTCTACCCAAACCATAGGTTGCGAAACAGCCAGTAGGGCGGGTAGGTGCACCCAGGGGGTGCAAAAAGTTGTAGAAACTGTGCGGGAACCCCCGGGCCGGGCCCGCCGCCGGGCTCCCAATCTGTCGCAGCCCAACCAATCGGTCCAAGCGGCCTCTGCCGTGGTGCTCCTGCTGAGCGTTGATTGCATCGCGAACGGCGCATAAAGAAGCCGCCCGGCATTCAATGGCAGTGCCGGGCGGCTGAGGGCGCTTCTAGGCAAGAAGCTGAGGGGACCCCGTTAGGCGACGGGCTCACCTTTAAAGCCTAGGTCCCAATTCGCACTTGGCGGGTGAAAAATGCGTGAAGCCGGGGGCTACGCCGGTAGCTCGGGCCCCTCCGAAGCGTGTCCGGCCTGATCAATACACCAGGATGGCGTCGATGGCGAGGCTCGTCTCGTCGCGGTTCGGGGCGCGGTCGAAGCGGAGCTCCGGCCGCATCACCAGCCCGTCGAGCGGACGGTAGTTGAGCCCGACAGTGGTCTCGTAGAACGAGGTCCCGTCGGTCTTCCACCACTCCGCCCGGGCGCCGACTCCCCAGCAGCGGCTGATGCCGTACAGCAGGTACTGGTTGACGCCGATCTGGTCGTCCCCCAGGCCCGTTCCGGTGAGGTCGTCGTAGTCGACGTAGTCGGACTGCAGCACGTAGGTCAGCCGCGGCGTGACCGCCACGTCGGCGACAATGCTGTGGGTGTAGCCGCTCCCGCCGCCGCTG is drawn from Posidoniimonas polymericola and contains these coding sequences:
- a CDS encoding vWA domain-containing protein, giving the protein MARTASQRPPQRRGVIVVLTGFLLCVVFAFVSMSIDSGRIVLTQTQMQNAVDAAALAASQEITAAIHDAGQGQGSATIDANSIAVAAARQMAAEVAELNGVFVDPDLDVFFGKRGYNEASDSWPIQWGESPFNVVKVVARRDGSDQEAPDGKFPLAFGWAVGKDSVELQTTATAFVEARDLVLVLDFSGSMSDDTELRSIGSFSQADIEAGLDQMWDELQAADPTWPGTSKSKFPSTGFGDIDSYAGTYISSNNTNTIRSQLGLDDKDASGDYLHKYPQAGRYSSGLPKSEPSNNTSKNDWNDYISYVKNLNGPYKKKYGYRTLMDFLQQNNQMKWTVSEDLWRTSHYPFTAVKNGASLFLGFLDDLDFGDEIGVVSYGSYAVWEDSHYDGEVSIDLSDDPISSDYAAVDAIQRRHQAGHYDVYTAIGDGVLKGRELLVGADGDSSDEGHGRYGARPTMILMTDGQANRSKSGWSLPGDFNWSDYTDYDGDGSADYTTNDQHKKYAFYEAVEAINRGITIHTMAVGAGADRDLMRAIAFAGGGVFISVPGGSTIADMESQMLEAFGQIAAKVPPAQLVFDLTATE
- a CDS encoding TadE/TadG family type IV pilus assembly protein — protein: MSNRTKSKSRRGVVAVEFAVVAPVLLSITFAMIELNRSYESQNLLATAAREGARFASMDRDGMLGQGEDANAKLVSDVKTFLESNGLPRDSITVEVKDAEYPETDFDIEDPANDLRLFEVRVSIDYSEVSHMAVDPANDYAMSASVFFRNGRATISD
- a CDS encoding TadE/TadG family type IV pilus assembly protein, encoding MHQRRPPQAARRGTTIVETAFVLPVFLFFIFALIEFGHAQMINNVLRSACREGARLGSTQGRSSADVENQVRQIIGSAMDPNDAQVFVKDGSSFDAGGAVPAEQSGFESLPDVNLGDAEPRQLFLVRAKIEYNDVALVPMPFMNGVVLQGQAFMRHE